A part of Pararoseomonas sp. SCSIO 73927 genomic DNA contains:
- a CDS encoding Zn-dependent hydrolase, whose protein sequence is MSGTNQRIDGRRLWDALMGMAEIGATPKGGVKRLTLTEVDRAGRDRFRGWCEAAGLTVRVDEIGNMFARRPGRDPGRRPVLLGSHLDSQPTGGKFDGALGVIAGLEVMRTLQDLNIETEAPLELINWTDEEGSRFGHSLMGSGVWAGVYDRDATYALKDLEGTSVVEALEGIGYRGPEPARPFEADSYFELHIEQGPILEREGKRIGIVTGGQAQVWYDAVLTGQDSHAGTTPPSARRDALLGAARIVELVDALMRERGEDGRGTVGRLQVFPNSCNVVPGEVRFSVEFRHPSGEEIEALAEGFPRRAGEIAAALGLSLDLHELFRIPAQPFDPDLVGLVRDAAARLGLPAREIISGAGHDAIYVARRVPTAMIFTPCKDGLSHNEAESILPEAAADGCQVLFEAVLARANRQL, encoded by the coding sequence ATGTCCGGTACCAACCAGCGCATCGACGGCCGCCGCCTCTGGGACGCGCTGATGGGCATGGCGGAGATCGGCGCGACGCCGAAGGGCGGCGTGAAGCGCCTGACCCTGACGGAGGTGGACCGCGCGGGCCGCGACAGGTTCCGCGGCTGGTGCGAGGCCGCCGGGCTGACGGTGCGCGTGGATGAGATCGGCAACATGTTCGCCCGCCGTCCCGGACGCGACCCGGGCCGAAGGCCCGTCCTCCTCGGCAGCCACCTGGACAGCCAGCCCACGGGGGGCAAGTTCGACGGCGCGCTCGGCGTGATCGCCGGGCTGGAGGTGATGCGGACGCTGCAAGACCTCAACATCGAGACCGAGGCGCCGCTGGAGCTCATCAACTGGACGGACGAGGAGGGCAGCCGCTTCGGCCACTCCCTCATGGGCAGCGGCGTCTGGGCCGGGGTCTACGACCGCGACGCGACCTACGCGCTGAAGGACTTGGAGGGCACCTCGGTGGTCGAGGCGCTGGAGGGGATCGGCTACCGGGGCCCGGAGCCCGCCCGGCCCTTCGAGGCGGATTCCTACTTCGAGCTGCACATCGAGCAGGGCCCGATCCTCGAGCGGGAGGGGAAGCGCATCGGCATCGTGACCGGCGGGCAGGCACAGGTCTGGTACGACGCGGTGCTCACCGGCCAGGACTCCCACGCCGGCACCACCCCGCCCTCGGCCCGGCGCGACGCGCTGCTCGGCGCCGCCCGGATCGTGGAGCTGGTGGACGCCCTGATGCGCGAGCGCGGCGAGGACGGGCGCGGCACGGTGGGCCGCCTGCAGGTCTTTCCCAACTCCTGCAACGTGGTGCCGGGCGAGGTGCGCTTCTCCGTGGAGTTCCGTCACCCCTCGGGCGAGGAGATCGAGGCCCTGGCGGAAGGCTTCCCGCGCCGGGCGGGGGAGATCGCGGCGGCCCTCGGCCTCTCCCTGGACCTGCACGAGCTGTTCCGTATTCCCGCCCAGCCTTTCGACCCGGACCTTGTCGGGCTGGTGCGGGACGCCGCCGCCCGGCTGGGCCTGCCGGCGCGGGAGATCATCTCCGGCGCGGGGCACGACGCGATCTACGTTGCCCGCCGGGTGCCCACGGCGATGATCTTCACCCCCTGCAAGGACGGCCTCTCCCACAACGAGGCGGAGAGCATCCTGCCGGAGGCGGCGGCGGATGGCTGCCAGGTGCTGTTCGAGGCGGTGCTGGCCCGGGCCAACCGGCAGCTCTGA
- a CDS encoding aldolase, with product MAHALPSAPPILRNSALDAPEIRQARIDLAACFRMAARLGLQEGICNHLSALVPGRPDLMLVNPYGWAFGEITASRLLVCDFEGHVLAGEGVPEATAFYIHARLHMRHPRAVAAFHTHMPNATALSMLEGPPLVWAGQTALKFYGRTAVDEEYNGLALDEAEGDRIAAVMGEADIAFLKNHGVMVVGPSIAEAWDDLYYLERAAEVQRLAFSTNRPLKPVAKDVAERTYAQMREGDRESARLHLESVKRILAREEPGYLD from the coding sequence ATGGCGCACGCGCTCCCCTCCGCCCCACCCATCCTCCGCAACAGCGCGCTGGACGCGCCGGAGATCCGGCAGGCGCGGATCGACCTTGCCGCCTGCTTCCGCATGGCGGCGCGGCTGGGGCTGCAGGAGGGGATCTGCAACCACCTGTCCGCCCTCGTCCCCGGCCGGCCGGACCTGATGCTCGTGAACCCCTATGGCTGGGCCTTCGGGGAGATCACCGCCTCCCGCCTCCTCGTCTGCGACTTCGAGGGACACGTCCTGGCCGGGGAGGGGGTTCCGGAGGCGACCGCCTTCTACATCCACGCCCGGCTGCACATGCGCCACCCCCGCGCCGTGGCGGCCTTCCACACCCACATGCCGAATGCCACGGCGCTCTCGATGCTGGAGGGCCCGCCGCTGGTCTGGGCCGGGCAGACCGCGCTGAAGTTCTACGGCCGCACCGCCGTGGACGAGGAGTACAACGGCCTCGCGCTCGACGAGGCGGAGGGGGACCGGATCGCGGCGGTGATGGGGGAGGCCGACATCGCCTTCCTGAAGAACCACGGCGTGATGGTCGTCGGCCCCTCCATCGCCGAGGCCTGGGACGACCTCTACTACCTGGAGCGCGCGGCGGAGGTGCAGCGCCTGGCCTTCTCCACCAACCGCCCCCTCAAGCCCGTGGCGAAGGACGTGGCGGAGCGCACCTACGCCCAGATGCGCGAAGGCGACCGCGAGAGCGCGCGGCTGCACTTGGAGAGCGTGAAGCGCATCCTCGCGCGCGAGGAGCCGGGCTATCTCGACTAG
- a CDS encoding DMT family transporter, with protein MLCLGVTALGWGLNWPVLKFLLSEMPPLTARGFAGLLASLALAGFALSRGLPLLVPGRKWPALLVASLLNVTAWMGLATMGLRYLGAGEGAMICYTMPAWTALAAWPVLGERPSASRVLALLLGMGGVALLVTGNGVSLDTAKMPGVAMILGGAVLFALGTVWFKRHPLGLHPVASVAWQVGLGCLPMALLGPFLESFDASQVSQAGWAAFLYMAALPLCLCYLAWFAALAALPAGVAAIGTLAVPLIGVLSAATFLNEPFGPRQAAALALTMSGIVLAVRTGARRG; from the coding sequence CTGCTCTGCCTCGGCGTCACGGCGCTGGGATGGGGGCTGAACTGGCCGGTGCTGAAGTTCCTGCTCTCCGAGATGCCGCCGCTGACGGCGCGCGGCTTCGCGGGGCTGCTGGCCTCCCTGGCCCTGGCCGGTTTCGCCCTCTCGCGCGGGCTGCCGCTCCTTGTCCCCGGCCGGAAATGGCCCGCGCTGCTCGTCGCCTCCCTCCTGAACGTCACGGCCTGGATGGGGCTGGCGACGATGGGGCTGCGCTACCTCGGCGCGGGGGAGGGGGCGATGATCTGCTACACCATGCCGGCCTGGACCGCGCTCGCCGCCTGGCCCGTGCTGGGCGAGCGTCCCTCCGCCTCGCGCGTCCTCGCGCTGCTCCTCGGCATGGGCGGCGTGGCGCTGCTCGTCACCGGGAACGGCGTCTCGCTCGACACCGCGAAGATGCCGGGCGTGGCCATGATCCTCGGCGGCGCCGTGCTTTTCGCGCTGGGAACGGTGTGGTTCAAGCGGCACCCGCTGGGGCTGCACCCAGTCGCCTCGGTGGCGTGGCAGGTGGGGCTGGGATGCCTGCCCATGGCGCTCCTCGGGCCCTTCCTCGAGAGCTTTGACGCCTCGCAGGTCTCCCAGGCGGGCTGGGCGGCCTTTCTCTACATGGCGGCGCTGCCGCTCTGCCTCTGCTACCTCGCCTGGTTCGCGGCCCTGGCCGCCCTGCCGGCGGGGGTGGCGGCGATCGGCACCCTCGCGGTGCCGCTGATCGGCGTGCTGTCCGCCGCCACCTTCCTGAACGAACCCTTCGGCCCGCGGCAGGCGGCCGCCCTGGCGCTGACGATGTCGGGCATCGTCCTCGCAGTCCGCACCGGGGCCCGCCGCGGCTAG
- a CDS encoding YifB family Mg chelatase-like AAA ATPase, with amino-acid sequence MSLARVTTFSLQGVEAVPVEVQVQLSAGLPAFTVVGLANKAVVESRERVRAVLSGLGLSLPPKRILVNLAPADLPKEGSHFDLPMALGLLAAMGVIPADELAHFAAMGELALDGSIQPVAGVLPAALACGERELGLVCPAAQGAEACWAGMTEAVAAPDLRALIAHFQGRQVLAPPAPAAPLAGEARGPCLSEVRGQESAKRALEIAAAGNHHLLMVGPPGSGKSMLAARLPGILPDLSPYEALEASLIRSVAGGLEGGRISARPPFRDPHHSASQAALTGGGPKARPGEISLAHRGVLFLDELPEFPRPALEALRQPLETGRVTVARANAHVSYPARVQLVAAMNPCRCGYLGDAARECGQAPRCGEGYQSKLSGPLLDRIDLTIEVQPIPPRELARAPAGEASAAVAARVAAARAVQRARYAGIGIATNAEAPVEAIRDGFAPEALSLAESAAERLALSSRGFTRALRVARSIADLAGAATVARAHSAEALGYRLRKPAAG; translated from the coding sequence GTGAGTCTCGCCCGCGTCACCACCTTCTCCCTCCAGGGCGTCGAGGCGGTTCCGGTGGAGGTGCAGGTGCAGCTCTCCGCCGGGCTGCCCGCCTTCACCGTGGTCGGCCTCGCCAACAAGGCCGTGGTGGAGAGCCGGGAGCGGGTGCGGGCTGTGCTCTCCGGCCTCGGCCTCTCGCTTCCACCGAAGCGCATTCTGGTGAACCTCGCCCCGGCCGACCTGCCGAAGGAGGGCAGCCACTTCGACCTGCCGATGGCGCTCGGCCTGCTGGCCGCGATGGGCGTGATCCCCGCGGACGAGCTGGCCCATTTCGCCGCCATGGGGGAGCTGGCGCTGGACGGCAGCATCCAGCCCGTGGCCGGCGTGCTGCCCGCGGCGCTGGCCTGCGGGGAGCGGGAGCTCGGCCTGGTCTGCCCCGCCGCGCAGGGCGCCGAGGCGTGCTGGGCCGGGATGACGGAGGCCGTCGCCGCGCCGGACCTGCGCGCCCTCATCGCCCACTTCCAGGGCCGGCAGGTGCTGGCGCCCCCTGCGCCGGCCGCGCCTTTGGCCGGTGAGGCGCGCGGCCCCTGCCTCTCCGAGGTGCGCGGGCAGGAGAGCGCGAAGCGGGCGCTTGAGATCGCGGCGGCCGGCAACCACCACCTCCTGATGGTCGGTCCGCCCGGTTCGGGGAAGTCGATGCTGGCAGCGCGCCTGCCGGGGATCCTGCCCGACCTCAGCCCCTACGAGGCGCTGGAGGCCAGCCTCATTCGTTCCGTCGCCGGCGGGCTGGAGGGCGGCCGGATCAGCGCCCGCCCGCCCTTCCGGGACCCGCACCATTCCGCCTCACAGGCCGCGCTGACCGGAGGCGGCCCGAAGGCGCGGCCGGGGGAGATCAGCCTCGCCCATCGCGGCGTGCTGTTCCTCGACGAGCTGCCCGAGTTCCCGCGCCCCGCGCTGGAGGCCCTGCGCCAGCCGCTGGAGACGGGCCGCGTGACGGTGGCCCGCGCCAATGCCCACGTCTCCTACCCCGCGCGCGTCCAGCTCGTGGCGGCGATGAACCCCTGCCGTTGCGGCTACCTGGGCGACGCAGCGCGGGAGTGCGGGCAGGCGCCGCGCTGCGGCGAGGGCTACCAGTCCAAGCTCTCCGGCCCCCTGCTGGACCGGATCGACCTGACGATTGAGGTGCAGCCCATCCCGCCGCGCGAGCTGGCCCGTGCCCCCGCCGGGGAGGCGAGCGCCGCGGTCGCGGCGCGGGTGGCAGCCGCCCGCGCCGTGCAGCGGGCGCGCTACGCCGGGATCGGGATCGCCACCAACGCCGAGGCGCCCGTGGAGGCCATCCGCGACGGCTTCGCGCCCGAGGCGCTGTCCCTGGCTGAGAGCGCGGCGGAGCGGCTGGCCCTCTCCAGCCGCGGCTTCACCCGCGCCCTGCGCGTGGCCCGCAGCATCGCGGACCTCGCGGGCGCCGCGACGGTGGCGCGGGCGCACTCGGCGGAGGCGCTGGGCTACCGGCTGCGGAAGCCGGCCGCAGGCTAG
- a CDS encoding histone deacetylase family protein, with product MQAFDHPAESAHAPRFFLQRGVLRPNFEVPARAAALRDGLRTLGIVPAVPALPSRAALEAVHAPDYLDWLRDGPAEWAAAPGAGEEIVANIHPSPEMLAQGARPSTQAVGRAGWYTADTACPVGPGTWEAALGAAGCALAAAGVASNGGTAYALCRPPGHHAYAARAGGHCFVNNASLAVQALRDAGARRVATLDIDSHHGNGTQGIFWTRGDVLTVSVHADPDRYYPWFVGHASETGAGDGDGCNLNLPQPFGTADEAWLEAVAAGIARIHAFGAEALVVSLGFDASEHEPLAALRVTERGFARAAEAISALRLPTAIIQEGGYNVEVIGTLLARFLGSWRG from the coding sequence ATGCAAGCCTTCGACCACCCCGCGGAATCGGCGCATGCGCCGCGGTTCTTCCTTCAGCGCGGGGTGCTTCGGCCGAATTTCGAGGTGCCGGCCCGCGCGGCGGCGCTCCGGGACGGGCTGAGGACCCTGGGCATCGTGCCCGCCGTGCCCGCCCTGCCCTCGCGCGCGGCGCTGGAGGCGGTCCACGCCCCCGACTACCTGGACTGGCTGCGCGACGGGCCGGCGGAATGGGCGGCCGCGCCCGGCGCCGGCGAGGAGATCGTGGCGAACATCCATCCCTCGCCGGAGATGCTGGCCCAGGGCGCCCGGCCCTCGACGCAGGCCGTCGGCAGGGCCGGATGGTACACGGCCGACACGGCCTGCCCCGTGGGTCCGGGCACCTGGGAGGCCGCGCTGGGCGCCGCCGGCTGCGCCCTGGCCGCGGCCGGGGTCGCATCGAACGGCGGCACCGCCTACGCGCTCTGCCGCCCCCCCGGGCATCATGCCTACGCGGCGCGCGCGGGGGGCCACTGCTTCGTCAACAACGCCTCGCTCGCCGTGCAGGCGCTGCGCGACGCCGGGGCGCGCCGCGTGGCGACGCTCGACATCGACAGCCACCACGGCAACGGCACACAGGGCATCTTCTGGACGCGCGGCGACGTGCTGACCGTTTCTGTCCACGCCGATCCGGACCGCTACTATCCCTGGTTCGTCGGCCACGCCTCGGAGACGGGCGCGGGCGACGGCGATGGGTGCAATCTGAACCTGCCGCAGCCCTTCGGCACCGCCGACGAGGCCTGGCTGGAGGCCGTGGCGGCCGGCATCGCGCGCATCCACGCCTTCGGGGCGGAGGCGCTGGTCGTCTCCCTCGGCTTCGACGCCTCGGAGCACGAGCCGCTGGCCGCGCTGCGCGTGACGGAGAGGGGCTTCGCCCGCGCGGCGGAGGCGATCTCCGCGCTGCGCCTGCCCACCGCCATCATCCAGGAGGGCGGCTACAACGTGGAGGTCATCGGCACCCTCCTCGCGCGGTTCCTGGGAAGCTGGCGCGGGTGA
- a CDS encoding ArgE/DapE family deacylase — protein sequence MIPLDPGAKRAILEAVAALEGAAVDRLSDLVRCESTLGKEAGALDLMAQNYESLGLAPRRIPTDPDALREHPGFSPPLISYAGRDNVAAIHTPREVRGRSLALQGHVDVVPEGAADLWITPPYEPSVRDGRMYGRGAGDMKAGIVSYLTAFQALKLAGLQPAAPVQMQAVIEEECSGNGALATMLAMPRTDAVVIPEPGPGMAAMYSAEVGVVWAWVTVTGRPTHVRDMHAGINAIEGAMRIAARFKDYENERNRAENVHAAFRGVNHPVNVNLGTVEGGEWNSSVPTRARIGLRVGVMLGYSAAQTKADIERIVAEAAADPGLRGTQVKLEFKGFMADACAFDMESEIARLAQRAYAEASGSELRHYPATGLTDGRFFTLYQDTPVACFGPEAQEIHGIDESVSLSSMHDITRSIALLMAEWCGVEKAA from the coding sequence ATGATCCCTCTCGACCCCGGTGCGAAGCGCGCGATCCTGGAGGCGGTGGCCGCCCTGGAAGGGGCAGCGGTCGACCGCCTCTCGGACCTCGTGCGCTGCGAGTCCACGCTGGGGAAGGAGGCGGGCGCCCTCGACCTGATGGCGCAGAACTATGAGTCGCTCGGCCTCGCCCCCCGCCGAATTCCCACGGACCCGGACGCGCTGCGCGAGCATCCCGGCTTCTCCCCGCCGCTCATCTCCTATGCCGGGCGCGACAACGTGGCGGCCATCCACACGCCCCGTGAGGTGAGGGGCCGCAGCCTCGCGCTGCAGGGCCATGTCGACGTGGTGCCGGAAGGCGCGGCCGACCTCTGGATCACCCCGCCCTACGAGCCCTCCGTGCGGGACGGCCGCATGTACGGGCGCGGCGCCGGCGACATGAAGGCGGGCATCGTCTCCTACCTCACCGCCTTCCAGGCGCTGAAGCTGGCCGGGCTTCAGCCCGCCGCCCCCGTGCAGATGCAGGCGGTGATCGAGGAGGAGTGCAGCGGCAACGGGGCGCTGGCCACGATGCTCGCCATGCCCAGGACCGACGCGGTGGTGATCCCCGAGCCCGGTCCGGGCATGGCCGCGATGTACTCGGCCGAGGTCGGCGTGGTCTGGGCCTGGGTGACGGTGACCGGCCGCCCGACCCATGTGCGGGACATGCACGCGGGCATCAACGCCATCGAGGGCGCGATGCGGATCGCGGCGCGGTTCAAGGACTACGAGAACGAGCGCAACCGCGCCGAGAACGTCCACGCCGCCTTCCGCGGCGTGAACCACCCCGTGAACGTCAACCTCGGCACGGTGGAGGGCGGGGAGTGGAACTCCTCCGTCCCCACCCGCGCACGGATCGGGCTGCGGGTCGGCGTCATGCTCGGCTACTCGGCGGCGCAGACCAAGGCGGACATTGAGCGGATCGTGGCGGAGGCGGCGGCCGATCCGGGGCTGCGCGGCACGCAGGTGAAGCTGGAATTTAAGGGCTTCATGGCCGATGCCTGCGCCTTCGACATGGAGAGCGAGATCGCCCGGCTGGCCCAGCGCGCCTACGCCGAGGCGAGCGGGAGCGAGCTGCGCCACTACCCCGCCACCGGTCTGACGGATGGCCGCTTCTTCACCCTCTACCAGGACACGCCGGTCGCCTGCTTCGGGCCGGAGGCGCAGGAGATCCACGGCATCGACGAGAGCGTCTCCCTCTCCTCCATGCACGACATCACCCGCAGCATCGCCCTGCTGATGGCCGAGTGGTGCGGGGTGGAGAAGGCGGCATGA
- a CDS encoding Zn-dependent hydrolase, producing the protein MSNLPLSGARLWDSLMEMARIGATPKGGCNRQTLTPLDGEGRALLARWGAEVGLTLTTDRLGNMALLRPGRDPSRKPVAMGSHLDTQPTGGKFDGVLGVLAGLEVMRALHESGAETEAPLLLLNWTNEEGARFSPPMMGSGAAIGAFTEAEVLDKRDPEGVRFGDALEAIGWKGEADPAALRDLEAYFELHIEQGPVLEREGLDVGIVTHALAQQWFDVTVTGEDSHAGGTMAHRRDSLVAASVLIQALEAIALGSGGDARATVGRIAVEPSSRNVVPSVTRFSVDLRHGDEAALEAMAAALRGKAAEVSASRGVTVDVAAFWTSPQTPFDPTLAQRLRDAATARGIPFRDMPTGIGHDAVYVARQVPTVMIFCPCHGGISHNEAESITPEWAEAGLVVMADAVLATAGLVRG; encoded by the coding sequence ATGAGCAACCTGCCCCTCTCCGGCGCGCGGCTCTGGGACTCGCTGATGGAGATGGCGCGGATCGGCGCCACCCCGAAGGGCGGCTGCAACCGCCAGACCCTGACACCGCTGGACGGGGAGGGCCGCGCCTTGCTGGCGCGCTGGGGTGCGGAGGTCGGGCTGACGCTGACCACCGACCGGCTGGGCAACATGGCCCTGCTGCGCCCCGGCCGCGATCCCTCCCGCAAGCCCGTTGCCATGGGCAGTCACCTCGACACCCAGCCCACGGGCGGGAAGTTCGACGGCGTGCTCGGCGTATTGGCGGGGCTGGAGGTGATGCGCGCCCTGCACGAGTCCGGCGCGGAGACGGAGGCGCCCCTTCTCCTCCTCAACTGGACGAACGAGGAGGGCGCCCGCTTCTCCCCGCCCATGATGGGCAGCGGCGCCGCGATCGGCGCCTTCACCGAGGCGGAGGTGCTGGACAAGCGCGACCCGGAGGGCGTCCGCTTCGGGGACGCGCTGGAGGCAATCGGGTGGAAGGGCGAGGCGGACCCCGCGGCGCTGCGCGACCTGGAGGCCTATTTCGAGCTGCACATCGAGCAGGGCCCCGTCCTGGAGCGGGAGGGGCTGGATGTCGGAATCGTCACCCACGCCCTGGCGCAGCAATGGTTCGACGTGACAGTGACGGGCGAGGATTCCCATGCCGGCGGGACCATGGCGCACCGGCGCGATTCGCTTGTCGCGGCCTCGGTTCTGATCCAGGCGCTGGAGGCCATCGCGCTGGGCTCCGGGGGCGACGCCCGCGCCACCGTGGGCCGGATCGCGGTGGAGCCCTCCAGCCGCAACGTCGTCCCCTCCGTCACCCGTTTCAGCGTGGACCTGCGCCACGGCGACGAAGCGGCGCTGGAGGCCATGGCGGCCGCGCTGCGGGGGAAGGCGGCGGAGGTGTCCGCCTCCCGCGGCGTCACCGTCGATGTCGCCGCCTTCTGGACCTCGCCCCAGACCCCCTTCGATCCCACCCTGGCGCAGCGCCTGCGCGATGCGGCGACGGCCCGCGGCATCCCTTTCCGCGACATGCCCACGGGGATCGGGCATGATGCCGTCTATGTCGCGCGCCAGGTGCCCACGGTGATGATCTTCTGCCCCTGCCACGGCGGCATCAGCCACAACGAGGCCGAGAGCATCACGCCGGAATGGGCGGAGGCCGGGCTGGTGGTGATGGCGGACGCCGTGCTGGCCACCGCCGGCCTGGTGCGGGGCTAG
- a CDS encoding M81 family metallopeptidase: MRIAVGGFQHESHSFAPVPTRWDDFLNPGGWPTPQRGGGLVDNLRGTGVPAAGAIQAAERSGIEIVPLAWAFANPAGPVQAEAFERVCAFILSELSDALARGPLDGIYLDLHGAMVAEEFPDAEGELLRRVRALAGPEIPIACSLDPHCNLTAEMVGRADALAPYRTYPHVDMKQAGARAIRLLVERMKRGRPFARAYRQADFWLPITSQCTLVPPMSEVYAERERIATRHGVSELAFCFGFPYADFPGCGMAVAAFASDQGAADAAADEFLALLNRRERDFAGEILPAERAVAEAIKVNASRPVVIADTQDNPGGGGHGDTTGLLAELVRQNARKAVVGSINDPESAAACHRAGEGATVSLKLGGRSDGSPLEVTARVLRLSNGRFTCTGAMAGGNPADLGPTALIAIGGVRAIVTSRKMQAYDLALFRHIGVEPAQEGIVVVKSSVHFRADFQPLAERVIVAAAPGPVVADPATLPFRHLRPGLRLRPGANEVTPRR, encoded by the coding sequence GTGCGGATCGCGGTCGGCGGCTTCCAGCACGAGAGCCACTCCTTCGCCCCGGTGCCCACGCGCTGGGACGACTTCCTCAACCCCGGCGGCTGGCCGACACCCCAGCGCGGCGGCGGGCTGGTGGACAACCTGCGGGGCACGGGCGTGCCCGCCGCCGGCGCCATCCAGGCGGCCGAGCGCAGCGGCATCGAGATCGTGCCCCTGGCCTGGGCCTTCGCGAACCCCGCCGGCCCGGTGCAGGCCGAGGCCTTCGAGCGCGTCTGCGCCTTTATCCTGTCCGAGCTGTCCGACGCGCTGGCGAGGGGGCCGCTGGACGGCATCTACCTCGACCTGCACGGCGCCATGGTGGCCGAGGAGTTTCCGGACGCCGAGGGCGAGCTGCTGCGCCGCGTCCGCGCCCTCGCGGGGCCGGAGATCCCCATCGCCTGCAGCCTGGACCCGCACTGCAACCTCACCGCCGAGATGGTCGGGCGGGCCGACGCGCTCGCCCCGTACCGCACCTACCCGCACGTGGACATGAAGCAGGCCGGCGCCCGCGCGATCCGCCTGCTGGTGGAGCGGATGAAGCGCGGCCGCCCCTTCGCGCGCGCCTACCGCCAGGCCGATTTCTGGCTGCCCATCACCAGCCAGTGCACCCTGGTTCCGCCGATGAGCGAGGTCTATGCGGAGCGCGAGCGGATCGCGACGCGCCACGGCGTCTCGGAGCTCGCCTTCTGCTTCGGCTTCCCCTACGCCGACTTCCCGGGTTGCGGCATGGCCGTGGCCGCCTTCGCGTCGGATCAGGGCGCGGCGGATGCGGCCGCGGACGAGTTCCTGGCGCTGCTGAACCGCCGGGAGCGCGACTTCGCCGGCGAGATCCTGCCCGCCGAGCGCGCGGTGGCCGAGGCGATCAAGGTCAACGCCTCCCGCCCCGTGGTCATCGCCGATACGCAGGACAATCCCGGCGGCGGCGGCCATGGCGACACCACCGGCCTGCTGGCGGAACTGGTCCGGCAGAACGCCCGCAAGGCCGTGGTCGGCTCCATCAACGACCCGGAGAGCGCGGCCGCCTGCCACAGGGCAGGGGAGGGGGCGACGGTCTCCCTCAAGCTCGGCGGCAGGAGCGACGGGTCGCCGCTGGAGGTAACGGCGCGCGTGCTGCGCCTCTCCAACGGCCGCTTCACCTGCACGGGCGCCATGGCGGGCGGCAACCCCGCCGATCTCGGGCCCACGGCGCTGATCGCCATCGGCGGCGTGCGCGCCATCGTCACCAGCCGGAAGATGCAGGCCTACGACCTGGCCCTGTTCCGCCACATCGGGGTGGAACCGGCGCAGGAGGGGATCGTCGTGGTCAAATCCTCGGTTCACTTCCGGGCGGACTTCCAGCCGCTCGCTGAACGCGTCATTGTCGCCGCAGCACCCGGCCCGGTTGTGGCGGACCCCGCCACGCTCCCCTTCCGCCACCTCCGCCCGGGTCTCCGCCTGCGCCCCGGCGCCAACGAGGTGACGCCCAGGAGGTGA
- a CDS encoding VOC family protein: MNPMFSHVMVGAKDLEALERFYDAVLLPLGLERSPDWSEGPRGFGYRAPGTRHPTFDVQEPFDGNPPGHGNGNMVAFMAPSREAVDAAHAAALAHGGTDEGAPGLRTRYDPHYYGAYMRDPEGNKLHVVHHGP; this comes from the coding sequence ATGAATCCGATGTTCAGCCACGTGATGGTCGGCGCGAAGGACCTCGAGGCGCTGGAGCGCTTCTACGACGCGGTGCTGCTGCCGCTGGGGCTGGAGCGCAGCCCGGACTGGTCGGAGGGGCCGCGCGGATTCGGTTATCGTGCCCCCGGCACGCGCCACCCCACCTTCGACGTGCAGGAGCCCTTCGATGGGAACCCGCCGGGCCATGGCAACGGCAACATGGTGGCCTTCATGGCGCCCAGCCGCGAGGCGGTGGACGCGGCTCACGCCGCCGCCCTGGCCCATGGCGGCACGGATGAGGGGGCGCCGGGCCTGCGAACCCGCTACGACCCGCACTACTACGGCGCCTACATGCGCGACCCCGAGGGCAACAAGCTCCACGTCGTCCACCACGGCCCGTGA
- a CDS encoding GNAT family N-acetyltransferase produces MSARVARLECLPTGFAALRDAALAEGWRMLQVLEEDWNGGTLRFERPGEGLFAAWRRDALAGIVGLSLDPYAGDAGTARLRRLYVASAHRGRGVGRSLVEAAAGAAAEHGFRLLRVRSPAGARGFYEACGFVPAVLRSATHIRPL; encoded by the coding sequence ATGAGCGCCCGCGTCGCCCGTCTCGAGTGCCTGCCCACCGGCTTCGCCGCGCTGCGCGACGCCGCGCTGGCCGAGGGCTGGCGCATGCTTCAGGTGCTGGAGGAGGACTGGAACGGCGGCACGCTGCGGTTCGAGCGCCCGGGGGAGGGCCTGTTCGCTGCCTGGCGGCGCGATGCGCTGGCCGGGATCGTCGGCCTCAGCCTCGATCCCTATGCGGGGGATGCGGGCACGGCCCGCTTGCGCCGCCTCTACGTCGCCTCGGCCCATCGCGGCCGCGGCGTCGGCCGGTCCCTGGTGGAGGCCGCGGCCGGGGCGGCCGCGGAGCACGGGTTCCGGCTCCTCCGCGTGCGCTCGCCCGCCGGGGCGCGCGGCTTCTACGAGGCCTGCGGCTTCGTGCCGGCCGTGCTGCGCTCCGCGACCCACATCCGGCCGCTCTGA